From a single Pseudomonas serboccidentalis genomic region:
- a CDS encoding 5-(carboxyamino)imidazole ribonucleotide synthase — MKIGVIGGGQLGRMLALAGTPLGMNFAFLDPAPDACAAALGEHLRADYGDQDHLRQLADEVDLVTFEFESVPAETVAFLSQFVPVYPSAEALRIARDRWFEKSMFKDLGIPTPAFADIQSQADLDAAVASIGLPAVLKTRTLGYDGKGQKVLRKPEDVVGTFAELGSVACLLEGFVPFTGEVSLIAVRARDGETKFYPLVHNTHDSGILKLSVASTDHPLQALAEDYSSRVLTQLDYVGVMAFEFFEVDGGLKANEIAPRVHNSGHWTTEGAECSQFENHLRAVAGLPLGSTAKVGESAMLNFIGVVPPVEKVIAIEDCHLHHYGKAFKAGRKVGHANLRCADMATLQAQIVKVEALIAE; from the coding sequence ATGAAGATCGGTGTAATCGGTGGCGGCCAGTTGGGCCGCATGTTGGCGCTGGCGGGGACTCCGCTGGGCATGAACTTCGCTTTCCTCGACCCTGCGCCGGACGCATGCGCCGCCGCACTGGGTGAACACCTGCGGGCCGATTACGGCGATCAGGATCACCTGCGCCAACTGGCTGACGAAGTCGACCTGGTGACCTTCGAGTTCGAAAGCGTCCCGGCCGAAACCGTGGCGTTTCTCTCGCAATTCGTGCCGGTGTACCCGAGCGCCGAAGCCTTGCGCATCGCTCGCGACCGCTGGTTCGAGAAAAGCATGTTCAAGGATCTGGGGATTCCGACCCCGGCCTTCGCCGACATTCAATCGCAAGCCGATCTGGATGCCGCCGTCGCTTCGATCGGTCTGCCGGCCGTGCTGAAAACCCGTACCCTGGGTTATGACGGCAAGGGTCAGAAAGTCCTGCGCAAACCGGAGGACGTGGTTGGCACGTTCGCCGAACTGGGCAGCGTTGCCTGCCTGCTGGAAGGCTTCGTGCCGTTCACCGGTGAAGTCTCGCTGATTGCCGTGCGTGCCCGCGATGGCGAAACGAAGTTCTACCCGCTGGTGCACAACACTCACGACAGCGGCATTCTCAAGTTGTCGGTCGCCAGCACCGATCACCCGTTGCAGGCCCTGGCCGAAGACTACTCCAGCCGTGTGCTCACACAGCTCGACTATGTGGGCGTGATGGCGTTCGAGTTCTTTGAAGTCGACGGTGGCCTCAAGGCCAACGAAATCGCCCCGCGCGTGCACAACTCCGGGCACTGGACCACCGAAGGCGCCGAGTGCAGCCAGTTCGAAAACCATCTGCGCGCCGTTGCCGGCCTGCCGCTGGGTTCGACAGCCAAGGTCGGTGAGAGCGCGATGCTCAACTTCATCGGCGTGGTTCCGCCGGTGGAGAAAGTCATCGCCATCGAAGATTGCCATCTGCACCACTACGGCAAAGCTTTCAAGGCCGGGCGCAAGGTCGGTCACGCCAACCTGCGCTGCGCCGACATGGCCACGCTCCAGGCGCAGATCGTCAAGGTCGAAGCGCTGATCGCCGAGTAA
- the purE gene encoding 5-(carboxyamino)imidazole ribonucleotide mutase, producing the protein MSALVGVIMGSKSDWSTLSHTADMLEKLGIPYEVKVVSAHRTPDLLFQYAEEAEGRGIEVIIAGAGGAAHLPGMCAAKTHLPVLGVPVQSSMLSGVDSLLSIVQMPAGIPVATLAIGKAGAINAALLSASILGAKHPQFHAVLKTFRAEQTDSVLDNPDPRIA; encoded by the coding sequence ATGAGTGCACTGGTTGGCGTGATCATGGGCTCCAAGTCCGATTGGTCCACCCTTAGCCACACCGCCGATATGCTGGAAAAGCTCGGCATCCCGTACGAGGTCAAGGTGGTTTCTGCTCACCGCACCCCGGATCTGCTGTTCCAGTACGCCGAAGAGGCTGAGGGCCGCGGCATCGAGGTGATCATCGCCGGTGCCGGTGGCGCAGCCCACCTGCCAGGCATGTGTGCGGCCAAGACCCACCTGCCGGTGCTGGGCGTTCCGGTGCAGTCGTCGATGCTCTCGGGCGTCGATTCGCTGCTGTCGATCGTGCAGATGCCGGCCGGCATTCCGGTGGCTACCCTGGCCATCGGCAAAGCAGGCGCGATCAACGCCGCGTTGCTCTCGGCGAGCATTCTGGGCGCCAAGCATCCACAGTTCCACGCGGTACTGAAAACCTTCCGTGCCGAGCAGACAGACAGCGTCCTGGACAATCCAGACCCACGTATTGCCTGA
- a CDS encoding LysR substrate-binding domain-containing protein: protein MNLESKWLEDFSALAATRSFSQAAERRFVTQPAFSRRIRSLEAALGLTLVNRSRTPIELTAAGQLFLVTARTVVEQLGEVLRHLHHLEGGQGEVMQVAAAHSLALGFFPRWIAQLRNEGLNIATRLVATNVGDAVHALREGGCDLMLAFYDPDAAMQMDPEIFPSLHLGQTEMLPVCAADADGKPLFDLEGDASVPLLAYSAGAFLGRSVNGLLRQRQLRFTTIYETAMADSLKSMALEGLGIAWVPQLSVRAELARGELVVCGGPQWHVPLEIRLYRCALVRKANVRLLWRKLEGGVAGSTA from the coding sequence ATGAATCTGGAAAGCAAATGGCTCGAGGACTTCAGTGCTCTGGCCGCCACTCGCAGCTTCTCGCAGGCGGCCGAACGGCGCTTCGTGACTCAGCCGGCGTTCAGTCGGCGGATCCGCAGCCTTGAAGCAGCGCTCGGGCTGACGCTGGTCAATCGCTCGCGCACGCCGATCGAGCTGACGGCGGCCGGACAGCTGTTTCTGGTGACCGCGCGCACGGTGGTCGAACAGCTCGGTGAAGTGCTGCGTCATCTGCATCACCTGGAAGGCGGGCAGGGCGAGGTGATGCAAGTCGCCGCGGCGCACTCGCTGGCGCTGGGGTTTTTCCCGCGCTGGATCGCACAACTGCGCAACGAAGGGTTGAACATCGCCACGCGGCTGGTGGCGACCAATGTCGGCGACGCCGTGCATGCGCTGCGCGAAGGCGGCTGCGACCTGATGCTGGCGTTCTACGACCCGGACGCGGCGATGCAGATGGACCCGGAAATCTTCCCGTCGCTGCATCTGGGCCAGACCGAGATGCTGCCGGTGTGCGCGGCGGATGCCGATGGCAAGCCGCTGTTCGATCTGGAAGGCGACGCCAGCGTGCCGTTGCTGGCGTACAGCGCCGGAGCGTTTCTCGGGCGTTCGGTGAACGGATTGTTGCGTCAGCGTCAGTTACGTTTCACCACCATCTACGAAACCGCCATGGCCGACAGCCTCAAGAGCATGGCCCTGGAAGGCCTCGGGATTGCCTGGGTGCCGCAACTGAGCGTACGTGCCGAACTGGCCCGCGGCGAACTCGTCGTCTGCGGCGGCCCGCAATGGCATGTGCCGCTGGAGATTCGTCTGTATCGCTGCGCGCTGGTGCGCAAGGCCAACGTGCGGTTGCTGTGGCGTAAGCTGGAAGGGGGAGTGGCGGGTTCTACTGCTTGA
- the aspA gene encoding aspartate ammonia-lyase, producing MSSAASFRTENDLLGALEVPAQAYYGIQTLRAVNNFRLSGVPISHYPKLVVGLAMVKQAAADANRELGHLSEAKHAAISEACARLIRGDFHEEFVVDMIQGGAGTSTNMNANEVIANIALEAMGHQKGEYQYLHPNDDVNMAQSTNDAYPTAIRLGLLLGHDALLASLDSLIQAFAAKGQEFNHVLKMGRTQLQDAVPMTLGQEFRAFATTMSEDLARLKTLAPELLTEVNLGGTAIGTGINADPRYQALAVQRLALISGQPLVPAADLIEATSDMGAFVLFSGMLKRTAVKLSKICNDLRLLSSGPRTGINEINLPARQPGSSIMPGKVNPVIPEAVNQVAFQVIGNDLALTMAAEGGQLQLNVMEPLIAFKILDSIRLLQRAMDMLREHCIVGITANEARCRELVEHSIGLVTALNPYIGYKNATRIARIALESGRGVLELVREEGLLDEAMLADILRPENMIAPRLVPLKA from the coding sequence ATGTCCTCCGCTGCATCTTTCCGCACAGAAAACGACCTGCTTGGCGCCCTCGAAGTACCGGCTCAAGCGTATTACGGCATCCAGACCCTGCGAGCGGTGAACAACTTCCGTCTCTCCGGCGTTCCGATTTCGCATTACCCGAAACTGGTTGTGGGTCTGGCGATGGTCAAACAGGCCGCCGCTGACGCCAACCGTGAGTTGGGTCACCTGAGCGAAGCCAAGCACGCTGCCATCAGCGAAGCCTGTGCCCGATTGATCCGCGGTGATTTCCACGAAGAGTTCGTGGTCGACATGATTCAAGGTGGCGCCGGTACTTCCACCAACATGAACGCCAACGAAGTGATCGCCAACATTGCGCTCGAAGCAATGGGTCACCAGAAAGGCGAGTACCAGTACCTGCACCCGAACGACGACGTCAACATGGCGCAGTCGACCAACGACGCCTACCCGACCGCGATCCGCCTGGGTCTGCTGCTGGGTCACGACGCGTTGCTGGCCAGCCTCGACAGCCTGATTCAGGCCTTCGCGGCCAAGGGTCAAGAATTCAACCACGTCCTGAAGATGGGTCGTACCCAGCTGCAAGACGCCGTGCCGATGACCCTGGGTCAAGAGTTCCGCGCATTCGCCACCACCATGAGCGAAGACCTGGCCCGTCTGAAGACGCTGGCCCCGGAACTGCTGACTGAAGTGAACCTGGGCGGCACCGCGATCGGCACCGGCATCAACGCCGACCCGCGCTATCAGGCGCTGGCGGTACAGCGTCTGGCGCTGATCAGCGGTCAACCGCTGGTTCCAGCCGCCGACCTGATCGAAGCCACCTCCGACATGGGTGCCTTCGTGCTGTTCTCCGGCATGCTCAAGCGCACCGCAGTCAAGCTGTCGAAAATCTGCAACGACCTGCGCCTGCTGTCCAGCGGCCCACGCACCGGCATCAACGAGATCAACCTGCCGGCCCGTCAGCCAGGCAGCTCGATCATGCCCGGCAAGGTCAACCCGGTGATTCCGGAAGCCGTTAACCAGGTGGCCTTCCAGGTCATCGGTAACGACCTGGCGCTGACCATGGCAGCCGAAGGCGGCCAACTGCAACTGAACGTGATGGAGCCGCTGATCGCCTTCAAGATCCTCGACTCGATCCGCCTGCTGCAACGCGCCATGGACATGCTGCGCGAGCACTGCATCGTCGGCATCACCGCCAACGAAGCCCGCTGCCGTGAACTGGTCGAGCACTCGATCGGTCTGGTCACCGCGCTGAACCCGTACATCGGCTACAAAAACGCCACCCGCATCGCCCGTATCGCCCTTGAAAGCGGCCGCGGCGTGCTGGAACTGGTGCGCGAAGAAGGTCTGCTCGACGAAGCCATGCTCGCCGACATCCTGCGCCCGGAAAACATGATTGCACCGCGTCTGGTTCCGCTCAAAGCCTGA
- a CDS encoding alanine/glycine:cation symporter family protein: MLEVINDFLSGKVLIVLIVGLGSYFTIRSRFVQLRHFFHMFAVFRDSLKGSAGQLSSFQALMLSLAGRVGAGNIAGVGIAVTLGGPGAVFWMWVTALVGMSSSFFECTLAQVYKRADGDGLYRGGPAYYIQHGLKLKGMAVVFSILLLVTYGFAFIGLQSYTVTHSLQNAFEFNPQHTGIVLAVLLAITFIGGIKRIASVSDLLVPIKTLAYIGVTLYVIGTQIEHVPAMLETIFKSAFGLDPAFGGLLGSAIVMGVKRGVFANEAGLGSAPNVAAVAAVKHPGAQGVVQAFSVFLDTFVICTCTALLILLSGFYTPGFEGDGIVLTQNSLAAVVGDWGRMFVSVALSLFVFTCILYNYYLGENSLQFLTRNRAALMIFRGLVLALVVWGSMQDLSTVFAFADITMTCLAFVNLIALAMLFKVGMRVMRDYDEQRRAGVKQPVFDSSKFTDLDLDLKAWPTNPPAAAGKTEVEPQGAPAAQR; encoded by the coding sequence ATGCTCGAAGTCATCAACGACTTCCTCTCAGGGAAAGTACTGATCGTGCTCATTGTCGGGCTCGGTAGCTACTTCACGATTCGCTCGCGTTTCGTTCAATTGCGGCACTTCTTCCACATGTTCGCGGTGTTCCGCGACAGCCTCAAAGGCAGCGCCGGGCAGCTCAGCTCGTTCCAGGCCCTGATGCTCAGCCTTGCCGGCCGTGTCGGTGCAGGCAACATCGCCGGTGTCGGCATCGCCGTGACCCTGGGTGGTCCAGGTGCGGTGTTCTGGATGTGGGTGACCGCACTGGTCGGCATGTCCAGCAGCTTCTTCGAATGCACCCTGGCCCAAGTCTACAAGCGCGCCGATGGCGACGGCCTGTACCGTGGCGGCCCGGCTTACTACATCCAGCACGGCCTGAAACTCAAAGGCATGGCGGTGGTGTTCTCGATCCTGCTGCTGGTCACCTACGGCTTTGCCTTCATTGGCCTGCAGTCCTACACCGTGACGCACTCACTGCAGAACGCCTTTGAATTCAATCCACAACACACCGGTATCGTCCTGGCGGTGCTGCTGGCCATTACCTTCATCGGCGGCATCAAGCGCATTGCCTCGGTGTCCGACCTGCTCGTACCGATCAAGACCCTGGCCTATATCGGCGTGACCCTGTACGTGATCGGTACCCAGATCGAACACGTGCCAGCCATGCTGGAAACCATCTTCAAGAGCGCCTTCGGCCTCGACCCGGCCTTTGGCGGCCTGCTCGGCAGCGCCATCGTCATGGGCGTGAAGCGCGGCGTGTTCGCCAACGAAGCGGGCCTGGGCAGTGCGCCGAACGTTGCCGCAGTGGCCGCCGTGAAGCACCCGGGCGCCCAGGGCGTGGTCCAGGCCTTCAGCGTGTTCCTCGACACCTTCGTGATCTGCACCTGCACCGCGCTGCTGATCCTGCTGTCGGGCTTCTACACCCCGGGCTTCGAAGGTGACGGCATCGTCCTGACCCAGAACTCGCTGGCCGCCGTGGTCGGTGACTGGGGCCGCATGTTCGTCAGCGTCGCTCTGTCGCTGTTCGTCTTCACTTGCATCCTCTACAACTACTACCTGGGCGAAAACAGCCTGCAGTTCCTCACCCGCAACCGCGCCGCGCTGATGATTTTCCGCGGTCTGGTCCTGGCGCTGGTGGTATGGGGTTCGATGCAGGACCTGTCGACCGTGTTCGCCTTCGCCGACATCACCATGACCTGCCTGGCCTTCGTCAACCTGATAGCCCTGGCCATGCTGTTCAAGGTCGGCATGCGCGTGATGCGCGACTACGACGAGCAGCGCCGCGCCGGCGTCAAGCAGCCCGTGTTCGACTCCAGCAAATTTACCGATCTGGACCTGGACCTGAAGGCCTGGCCGACCAACCCGCCAGCCGCCGCCGGCAAGACCGAAGTCGAGCCGCAAGGCGCCCCTGCAGCGCAACGCTGA
- a CDS encoding asparaginase, whose product MIANSFPAAQHVMVLYTGGTIGMQASANGLAPASGFEARMREYLHSQPELVVPQWRFREMSPLIDSANMTPAYWQQLREAVVDAVDVQGCDSVLILHGTDTLAYSAAAMSFQLLGLHARVCFTGSMLPAGVADSDAWENLGGALVALGQGLAPGVHLYFHGELLDPTRCAKVRSFGRHPFKRLERQGGGVKASSMPAALNYNQPKQLANVAVLPLFPGISAGIVDGLLDGGIQGLVLECYGSGTGPSDNPEFLASLGRARDNGVVVVAVTQCHEGGVELDVYEAGSRLRGVGVLSGGGMTREAAFGKLQALLGAGLESAEVRRLIELDLCGELI is encoded by the coding sequence ATGATTGCCAATTCCTTCCCCGCCGCCCAACACGTCATGGTGCTCTACACCGGTGGCACCATCGGCATGCAGGCCAGTGCCAACGGCCTGGCCCCAGCGTCCGGTTTCGAAGCGCGGATGCGCGAGTACCTGCACAGCCAGCCTGAGCTGGTGGTGCCGCAGTGGCGCTTCCGGGAAATGTCGCCGCTGATCGACAGCGCCAACATGACCCCGGCCTATTGGCAGCAACTGCGTGAAGCGGTGGTCGATGCCGTGGACGTGCAAGGCTGCGACAGCGTGTTGATCCTGCACGGCACCGACACACTGGCCTACAGCGCCGCGGCAATGAGCTTCCAGTTGCTCGGCCTGCATGCTCGTGTGTGCTTCACCGGTTCCATGCTGCCGGCGGGCGTGGCTGACAGCGATGCCTGGGAAAACCTCGGCGGCGCACTGGTTGCCCTCGGCCAAGGCTTGGCGCCGGGTGTGCACCTGTACTTCCACGGCGAACTGCTGGACCCGACCCGCTGCGCGAAAGTGCGCAGTTTCGGTCGGCATCCGTTCAAACGCCTCGAACGTCAGGGCGGCGGGGTGAAAGCATCTTCGATGCCGGCCGCGTTGAACTACAACCAACCGAAACAACTGGCGAATGTCGCTGTGCTGCCGCTGTTCCCCGGCATCAGCGCCGGGATTGTCGACGGTCTGCTCGACGGCGGTATCCAGGGCCTGGTGCTGGAGTGCTACGGCAGCGGCACCGGACCGAGCGACAACCCCGAGTTCCTCGCCAGCCTCGGCCGAGCCCGGGACAACGGCGTGGTGGTGGTCGCAGTCACCCAGTGCCATGAAGGCGGGGTCGAGCTGGACGTTTACGAGGCCGGCAGCCGGCTGCGTGGCGTGGGCGTGTTGTCCGGTGGCGGCATGACCCGCGAAGCGGCGTTCGGCAAGTTGCAGGCGTTGCTGGGTGCTGGTCTGGAGTCGGCTGAAGTGCGGCGCCTGATCGAACTCGACCTGTGTGGCGAGCTGATCTGA
- a CDS encoding AraC family transcriptional regulator translates to MLHSHLTTLNAVSLVLNTFKAEGLSSEALLAGSGISATDLNRADTRITTNQEMQVCANAVALKHDIGLELGRRMHVSCYGILGYALLTCATFGDALRLAIRYPALLGTLFELSLEDDGERVWFVAADYRESPAMAVFNAEFCLVSLKVICDDLLGHPLPLLATRFEHAAPDYRDSYAEHFASPLHFAARDNAFAFDRRWLEQPLPLADAITHQAMAERCRKQNLEFTGRQAWLGRIRQLLSAQLNAAPGLEGLAQQMKCSPRTLRRHLKDMGSSYQELLDELRFERAKQMLCEDQLPIYRIAETLGFSETASFRHAFVRWSGVAPSQFRT, encoded by the coding sequence ATGCTGCACTCCCACCTCACCACCCTCAACGCCGTTTCGCTGGTGCTCAACACCTTCAAGGCCGAAGGCTTGTCGAGCGAGGCATTGCTGGCCGGCAGCGGCATCAGCGCTACAGATCTGAACCGCGCCGACACGCGCATCACCACCAACCAGGAGATGCAGGTCTGCGCCAACGCGGTCGCGCTCAAGCACGATATCGGTCTGGAACTGGGCCGGCGCATGCATGTTTCCTGCTACGGCATCCTCGGTTATGCGCTGCTGACCTGTGCCACCTTCGGTGACGCTTTGCGTCTGGCGATCCGTTATCCGGCGCTGTTGGGAACACTTTTCGAACTGAGCCTGGAGGACGACGGCGAGCGCGTCTGGTTCGTTGCTGCCGATTACCGCGAGAGCCCGGCGATGGCGGTGTTCAACGCCGAGTTCTGCCTGGTGTCACTGAAAGTCATTTGCGACGACCTGCTCGGTCATCCCCTGCCCTTGCTCGCCACGCGGTTTGAACACGCGGCGCCGGATTACCGCGACAGCTACGCCGAACACTTCGCCAGCCCGCTGCACTTCGCCGCCAGGGACAACGCGTTCGCCTTCGACCGCCGCTGGCTCGAGCAGCCGCTGCCACTGGCCGATGCCATCACCCATCAGGCCATGGCCGAGCGCTGCCGCAAGCAGAACCTCGAATTCACCGGCCGCCAGGCCTGGCTCGGGCGTATCCGCCAATTGCTCAGTGCCCAGTTGAATGCCGCGCCGGGGCTGGAGGGCCTGGCCCAGCAGATGAAGTGCTCGCCGCGCACCTTGCGCCGTCACCTCAAGGACATGGGCAGCAGTTATCAGGAGCTGCTCGACGAACTGCGTTTCGAGCGCGCCAAGCAGATGCTGTGTGAAGATCAGTTGCCGATCTACCGCATCGCCGAAACCCTGGGCTTCAGCGAAACCGCAAGCTTCCGCCATGCGTTCGTGCGCTGGAGCGGTGTGGCGCCGAGCCAGTTCAGAACCTGA
- a CDS encoding histone deacetylase family protein — translation MLTIYSDDHHLHHGRCELIDGQLKPCFEMPSRADHVLQRVQHQNLGPVEAPKDFGLEPIARIHSRDYLDFFKGAWERWTEFNTDGDLLPYTWPARTLRQIKPTSLHGQLGYYSFDGGAPITAGTWQAAYSAAQVALTAQAEIQRGARSAFALCRPPGHHAASDLMGGYCYLNNAAIAAQAFLDQGHKKVAILDVDYHHGNGTQSIFYARSDVLFTSIHGHPEAEFPFFLGYDDEHGEGAGEGFNFNYPLPAGSGWDVWSAALDQACNEIDRYGADVIIVSLGVDTFKDDPISQFKLDSPDYLAMGKRIAALGKPTLFVMEGGYAVEEIGINAVNVLEGFEQ, via the coding sequence ATGCTGACGATCTACTCAGACGATCACCACCTGCACCATGGCCGCTGCGAGCTCATCGACGGCCAGCTCAAGCCATGCTTCGAGATGCCTTCGCGCGCCGACCACGTGCTGCAACGGGTACAGCACCAGAACCTCGGCCCGGTCGAGGCACCGAAGGATTTCGGCCTGGAGCCGATCGCACGAATCCACAGCCGCGACTACCTCGACTTCTTCAAAGGCGCGTGGGAACGCTGGACCGAATTCAACACCGACGGTGACTTGCTGCCGTACACCTGGCCGGCACGCACACTACGGCAGATCAAACCGACCAGCCTGCACGGCCAGCTCGGTTACTACAGCTTCGACGGCGGCGCACCGATCACCGCCGGCACCTGGCAAGCGGCCTACAGCGCTGCGCAAGTGGCGCTGACTGCCCAAGCGGAAATCCAGCGCGGTGCACGCAGTGCCTTCGCCCTGTGCCGTCCGCCGGGACACCACGCCGCCAGTGACTTGATGGGCGGTTATTGCTACCTCAACAATGCTGCCATCGCCGCCCAGGCGTTCCTCGATCAGGGCCACAAGAAGGTCGCGATCCTCGACGTCGACTATCACCACGGCAACGGCACCCAGTCGATTTTCTACGCGCGCAGCGACGTGTTGTTCACCTCGATCCACGGCCACCCGGAAGCCGAGTTTCCGTTTTTCCTCGGTTACGACGATGAGCACGGCGAAGGCGCCGGTGAAGGCTTCAACTTCAACTACCCGCTGCCGGCCGGCTCCGGCTGGGATGTGTGGAGCGCGGCACTGGATCAGGCCTGTAACGAGATCGACCGCTACGGCGCCGACGTCATAATCGTGTCGCTGGGCGTCGACACGTTCAAGGACGATCCGATCTCACAATTCAAACTCGACAGCCCGGATTACCTGGCAATGGGCAAGCGCATTGCCGCCCTTGGCAAGCCAACCCTGTTCGTCATGGAAGGCGGCTACGCGGTGGAGGAAATCGGCATCAACGCGGTGAACGTGCTGGAAGGGTTTGAACAATGA
- a CDS encoding polyamine ABC transporter substrate-binding protein, which produces MNRLKHLIAPALCATLLSTAAHAEERTLRVYNWFDYITPKALEDFKAQNTQTKLVYDIFDTNEALEAKLLTGNSGYDVVVPSNVFLAKQIEAGVFQPLDRSKLANWNHLDPKLMKLIEANDPGNRFAVPYMYGTILIGFNPAKVKAALGDNAPVDSWDLIFKEENISKLKQCGVALLDSPSEILPLALQHLGLDPNSKNPADYAKAEALLMKIRPYITYFHSSKYMADIANGDICVAVGYSGSFSQAANRAKEAKNGVVVDMRLPKEGAPIWFDMLAIPKGAKNPEDAYTFINYLLQPAVIAPVSDFVGYPNPNKDATGLVDPAIRNNPNLYPTEAAMNTLYTLQPLPRDAERARTRAWTKIKSGT; this is translated from the coding sequence ATGAACCGCCTCAAGCACCTTATCGCGCCAGCCCTGTGTGCGACGTTGTTGAGCACCGCTGCCCACGCTGAAGAACGCACCCTGCGCGTCTACAACTGGTTCGACTACATCACGCCCAAGGCACTGGAAGACTTCAAGGCGCAGAACACCCAGACCAAACTGGTCTACGACATCTTCGACACCAACGAAGCGCTGGAAGCCAAACTGCTGACCGGCAACTCCGGTTATGACGTGGTGGTGCCGTCCAACGTGTTCCTCGCCAAGCAGATCGAAGCCGGGGTGTTCCAGCCGCTGGATCGCAGCAAGCTGGCGAACTGGAACCACCTCGACCCGAAACTGATGAAGCTGATCGAGGCCAACGACCCGGGCAACCGGTTCGCCGTGCCGTACATGTACGGCACCATCCTGATCGGCTTCAACCCGGCCAAGGTCAAGGCAGCGCTGGGTGACAACGCGCCGGTGGACAGCTGGGATCTGATCTTCAAGGAAGAGAACATCAGCAAGCTCAAGCAGTGCGGCGTCGCCCTGCTCGACTCGCCGTCGGAGATCCTGCCGCTGGCCCTGCAACACCTGGGGCTCGATCCCAACAGCAAGAACCCGGCGGACTATGCGAAAGCCGAAGCGCTGCTGATGAAGATCCGTCCGTACATCACCTACTTCCACTCCTCCAAGTACATGGCCGATATCGCCAACGGTGACATCTGCGTCGCCGTCGGCTACTCCGGCAGCTTCTCGCAAGCGGCCAACCGCGCCAAAGAAGCGAAGAACGGCGTGGTGGTCGACATGCGCCTGCCCAAGGAAGGCGCGCCGATCTGGTTCGACATGCTCGCGATCCCCAAGGGTGCGAAGAACCCGGAGGACGCCTACACCTTCATCAACTACTTGCTGCAACCGGCGGTGATCGCACCGGTCAGCGACTTCGTCGGCTATCCGAACCCGAACAAGGACGCCACCGGCCTGGTGGACCCGGCGATCCGCAACAACCCCAACCTGTACCCGACCGAAGCGGCGATGAACACGCTGTACACCCTGCAGCCATTGCCTCGCGATGCCGAGCGGGCGCGGACGCGGGCCTGGACCAAAATCAAGTCCGGCACCTGA